The following coding sequences lie in one Carassius carassius chromosome 1, fCarCar2.1, whole genome shotgun sequence genomic window:
- the LOC132142305 gene encoding coatomer subunit zeta-1-like isoform X4, with the protein MTAQSCPRQHCATTMDSAALEPSLYTVKAVFILDNDGNRLLSKYYDPELYPSMKEQKNFENNVFNKTHKADNEIAFLEGMTIVYKSSIDLFFYVVGSPQENELMLMAVLNCLFESLSQMLRKNVEKRTLLDNLDGVFLVVDEIIDGGVILESDPQQVIEKVNYRADDSPLSEQSVAQVLQSAKEQIKWSILK; encoded by the exons ATGACAGCTCAAAGCTGTCCACGTCAACACTGCGCTACCACCATGGACTCCGCGGCTTTG GAACCCTCGCTCTACACTGTGAAGGCTGTTTTCATCTTAGACAACGATGGaaacagacttctttcaaag TACTATGATCCAGAACTCTATCCCTCGATGAAAGAGCAGAAGAATTTTGAAAATAATGTCTTCAACAAAACACATAAAGCTGACA ATGAAATAGCCTTCTTAGAGGGAATGACGATAGTCTACAAGAGCAGCATTGACTTGTTCTTCTATGTAGTTGGCAGCCCTCAGGAGAATGAG CTCATGCTGATGGCAGTGCTGAACTGCTTGTTTGAGTCTCTCAGTCAGATGTTGAG GAAGAATGTGGAGAAAAGGACTCTGCTGGATAATTTGGATGGAGTGTTCCTAGTGGTGGATGAAATCATCGATGGAGG GGTGATTCTGGAGAGTGACCCCCAGCAGGTCATTGAAAAGGTCAACTACAGG GCAGATGACAGCCCATTATCAGAACAGAGTGTGGCACAG gtgtTACAATCAGCAAAGGAGCAGATCAAGTGGTCGATTCTAAAATAA
- the LOC132142305 gene encoding coatomer subunit zeta-1-like isoform X2, whose amino-acid sequence MNEGLMGLNDMREPSLYTVKAVFILDNDGNRLLSKYYDPELYPSMKEQKNFENNVFNKTHKADNEIAFLEGMTIVYKSSIDLFFYVVGSPQENELMLMAVLNCLFESLSQMLRKNVEKRTLLDNLDGVFLVVDEIIDGGVILESDPQQVIEKVNYRADDSPLSEQSVAQVLQSAKEQIKWSILK is encoded by the exons atgaacgaaggtcttatgggtttgaacgacatgagg GAACCCTCGCTCTACACTGTGAAGGCTGTTTTCATCTTAGACAACGATGGaaacagacttctttcaaag TACTATGATCCAGAACTCTATCCCTCGATGAAAGAGCAGAAGAATTTTGAAAATAATGTCTTCAACAAAACACATAAAGCTGACA ATGAAATAGCCTTCTTAGAGGGAATGACGATAGTCTACAAGAGCAGCATTGACTTGTTCTTCTATGTAGTTGGCAGCCCTCAGGAGAATGAG CTCATGCTGATGGCAGTGCTGAACTGCTTGTTTGAGTCTCTCAGTCAGATGTTGAG GAAGAATGTGGAGAAAAGGACTCTGCTGGATAATTTGGATGGAGTGTTCCTAGTGGTGGATGAAATCATCGATGGAGG GGTGATTCTGGAGAGTGACCCCCAGCAGGTCATTGAAAAGGTCAACTACAGG GCAGATGACAGCCCATTATCAGAACAGAGTGTGGCACAG gtgtTACAATCAGCAAAGGAGCAGATCAAGTGGTCGATTCTAAAATAA
- the LOC132142305 gene encoding coatomer subunit zeta-1-like isoform X1: MNEGLMGLNDMREPSLYTVKAVFILDNDGNRLLSKYYDPELYPSMKEQKNFENNVFNKTHKADNEIAFLEGMTIVYKSSIDLFFYVVGSPQENELMLMAVLNCLFESLSQMLRKNVEKRTLLDNLDGVFLVVDEIIDGGVILESDPQQVIEKVNYRADDSPLSEQSVAQHITEKLALTSNVLQSAKEQIKWSILK; encoded by the exons atgaacgaaggtcttatgggtttgaacgacatgagg GAACCCTCGCTCTACACTGTGAAGGCTGTTTTCATCTTAGACAACGATGGaaacagacttctttcaaag TACTATGATCCAGAACTCTATCCCTCGATGAAAGAGCAGAAGAATTTTGAAAATAATGTCTTCAACAAAACACATAAAGCTGACA ATGAAATAGCCTTCTTAGAGGGAATGACGATAGTCTACAAGAGCAGCATTGACTTGTTCTTCTATGTAGTTGGCAGCCCTCAGGAGAATGAG CTCATGCTGATGGCAGTGCTGAACTGCTTGTTTGAGTCTCTCAGTCAGATGTTGAG GAAGAATGTGGAGAAAAGGACTCTGCTGGATAATTTGGATGGAGTGTTCCTAGTGGTGGATGAAATCATCGATGGAGG GGTGATTCTGGAGAGTGACCCCCAGCAGGTCATTGAAAAGGTCAACTACAGG GCAGATGACAGCCCATTATCAGAACAGAGTGTGGCACAG CACATCACTGAAAAACTGGCTCTCACCTCTAAT gtgtTACAATCAGCAAAGGAGCAGATCAAGTGGTCGATTCTAAAATAA
- the LOC132142305 gene encoding coatomer subunit zeta-1-like isoform X3 has translation MTAQSCPRQHCATTMDSAALEPSLYTVKAVFILDNDGNRLLSKYYDPELYPSMKEQKNFENNVFNKTHKADNEIAFLEGMTIVYKSSIDLFFYVVGSPQENELMLMAVLNCLFESLSQMLRKNVEKRTLLDNLDGVFLVVDEIIDGGVILESDPQQVIEKVNYRADDSPLSEQSVAQHITEKLALTSNVLQSAKEQIKWSILK, from the exons ATGACAGCTCAAAGCTGTCCACGTCAACACTGCGCTACCACCATGGACTCCGCGGCTTTG GAACCCTCGCTCTACACTGTGAAGGCTGTTTTCATCTTAGACAACGATGGaaacagacttctttcaaag TACTATGATCCAGAACTCTATCCCTCGATGAAAGAGCAGAAGAATTTTGAAAATAATGTCTTCAACAAAACACATAAAGCTGACA ATGAAATAGCCTTCTTAGAGGGAATGACGATAGTCTACAAGAGCAGCATTGACTTGTTCTTCTATGTAGTTGGCAGCCCTCAGGAGAATGAG CTCATGCTGATGGCAGTGCTGAACTGCTTGTTTGAGTCTCTCAGTCAGATGTTGAG GAAGAATGTGGAGAAAAGGACTCTGCTGGATAATTTGGATGGAGTGTTCCTAGTGGTGGATGAAATCATCGATGGAGG GGTGATTCTGGAGAGTGACCCCCAGCAGGTCATTGAAAAGGTCAACTACAGG GCAGATGACAGCCCATTATCAGAACAGAGTGTGGCACAG CACATCACTGAAAAACTGGCTCTCACCTCTAAT gtgtTACAATCAGCAAAGGAGCAGATCAAGTGGTCGATTCTAAAATAA